In Camelina sativa cultivar DH55 chromosome 16, Cs, whole genome shotgun sequence, a single window of DNA contains:
- the LOC104753018 gene encoding probable glutathione peroxidase 8 — MAAKDPESVYEIRIEDAKGDSLVLSQYKDKVLLIVNVASKCGMTNSNYTELNELYSKYKDKGLEILAFPCNQFGDEEPGTNDQITDFVCTRFKSKFPIFNKIEVNGENESPLYKFLKKGKWGIFGDDIQWNFAKFLVDKKGQAVERYYPTTSPLTLEHDIKKLLNIS, encoded by the exons ATGGCGGCGAAGGACCCAGAATCTGTTTACGAGATAAGAATCGAG GATGCAAAGGGAGACAGCTTAGTACTCAGTCAATACAAAGATAAAGTTCTTTTGATTGTCAATGTTGCTTCCAAATG TGGGATGACAAACTCAAACTACACTGAGTTGAATGAGCTTTATAGCAAGTACAAAGACAAAG GTCTGGAGATTCTAGCATTTCCTTGTAACCAGTTTGGTGACGAGGAACCGGGAACTAATGACCAGATTACTGACTTTGTCTGTACTCGTTTCAAATCTAAATTCCCCATTTTCAACAAG ATTGAAGTAAACGGAGAGAATGAATCTCCTCTGTATAAGTTCTTGAAGAAAGGCAAATGGGGAATCTTCGGTGATGACATTCAATGGAACTTTGCTAAGTTTCTTGTTGACAAGAAGGGTCAAGCCGTAGAACGTTATTATCCAACTACTTCCCCTCTTACACTTGAG CATGACATAAAGAAGCTTCTGAATATCTCCTGA
- the LOC104753017 gene encoding cysteine-rich receptor-like protein kinase 15, with protein MSSLIFLFILSFLNTSFTACAQNPNFLGDFCPNTTTFSRNSTYSTNLTTLLASLSSRNASYSTGFQTATAGESPDVITGLFLCRGDLSPEVCRNCVVFSVNDTLTRCPNMREAVLYYDQCTLRYSDRNILSAPTLRQRVRMINPYNMSYRQVQFEDTVSFNLDKAAVEAANSPRKFITFKTNWTAFQNLYGLLQCTPDLTTPDCLRCLQLCINGNGLPFYKVGARVFYPSCNSRYELFPFYNETAITTRMLPPPRVPSPLRPGKGGNSSVLVVAIVVPVILVVLLPIACYCFLAKRAKKTYDTAPAFYGDDITTADSLQLDYRTIQTATNDFAERNKIGRGGFGEVYKGILSNGTEVAVKRLSKTSGQGETEFKNEVVVVAKLQHRNLVRLQGFCLEGEERILVYEYVRNKSLDYIIFDPAKKGQLDWTLRYRIIDGIARGILYLHQDSRLTVIHRDLKASNILLDEDMNPKIADFGMARIFGMDQTQEKTGRVVGTLGYMPPEYVMSGHFSMKSDVYSFGVLVLEIISGRKNSSFHERDVARDLVTYAWRLWSNGTALDLVDPIIEGNCQKNEVIRCIHIGLLCVQEDPVKRPTLSTIFVMLTSNTVTLPVPQQPGFSVQSRNQLHQWSTSVDRSLITDIYPR; from the exons ATGTCTTCTTTGAtcttccttttcattttatccTTCCTCAATACTAGTTTCACAGCTTGTGCTCAAAATCCTAATTTCCTAGGTGATTTCTGTCCGAACACGACAACTTTCTCAAGAAACAGCACTTACTCCACCAATCTCACAACTCTTttggcttctctctcttcccgCAATGCTTCATACTCCACCGGATTCCAAACTGCTACGGCTGGAGAATCCCCCGATGTGATCACCGGTCTTTTCCTCTGCCGGGGAGACCTCTCGCCGGAGGTTTGCCGTAACTGCGTCGTCTTTTCCGTCAACGACACGCTTACTCGTTGTCCTAATATGAGGGAAGCCGTGCTCTACTACGATCAGTGTACGCTCAGATACTCTGACCGCAATATCCTATCGGCCCCTACACTCAGACAAAGAGTTCGCATGATTAACCCCTACAATATGTCATATAGACAAGTCCAGTTCGAAGATACGGTGTCATTTAATCTCGACAAAGCTGCGGTCGAGGCAGCGAATAGTCCTCGAAAGTTCATTACGTTTAAGACTAATTGGACTGCGTTCCAGAATCTGTACGGCCTGCTTCAGTGCACACCTGATCTCACGACACCAGACTGTTTGCGTTGCTTGCAACTATGCATTAATGGTAATGGATTGCCTTTTTACAAAGTTGGGGCAAGAGTTTTTTATCCTAGTTGTAATTCTAGGTACGAGCTATTTCCTTTCTACAATGAAACCGCCATTACAACACGAATGCTGCCCCCACCTCGTGTGCCATCTCCTCTGCGACCAG GGAAAGGTGGTAATTCAAGTGTCTTAGTGGTAGCCATTGTTGTACCTGTTATTTTGGTTGTCCTGCTTCCCATAGcttgttattgtttccttgCAAAGAGGGCAAAGAAGACTTATGACACAGCACCTGCATTTTATG GAGATGATATAACAACTGCAGACTCACTGCAGCTCGATTATAGAACAATCCAAACTGCAACAAATGATTTTGCAGAGAGAAATAAGATTGGTCGAGGTGGATTTGGTGAGGTTTACAAG GGAATATTATCGAATGGGACTGAAGTTGCGGTCAAGAGACTGTCGAAAACTTCAGGACAAGGTGAAacagagttcaagaacgaggtTGTTGTTGTGGCAAAGCTTCAGCACAGAAACCTGGTAAGGCTTCAAGGATTTTGTCTAGAAGGTGAAGAAAGAATACTGGTCTACGAGTATGTGCGCAACAAAAGCCTTGATTATATCATCTTTG ACCCTGCAAAGAAAGGTCAACTAGACTGGACTCTTCGATACAGGATCATTGATGGGATCGCTAGAGGGATTCTCTATCTTCATCAAGACTCACGCCTCACGGTCATACACCGTGACCTCAAAGCGAGTAACATTCTCCTTGACGAGGATATGAATCCGAAAATTGCTGATTTTGGAATGGCAAGGATCTTTGGAATGGACCAAACCCAAGAGAAGACAGGCAGAGTAGTTGGTACCCT CGGTTACATGCCTCCTGAATATGTGATGAGTGGACACTTCTCTATGAAATCTGATGTCTATAGCTTTGGAGTGTTAGTTCTTGAGATTATAAGCGGTAGGAAGAATAGCAGCTTCCACGAGAGAGACGTCGCACGTGACTTGGTCACATAT GCTTGGAGGCTTTGGAGTAACGGAACAGCGTTAGATCTCGTGGATCCAATCATTGAAGGAAATTGCCAGAAGAATGAAGTGATTCGATGCATCCATATCGGACTTTTATGTGTTCAAGAAGATCCTGTAAAGCGTCCGACCTTGTCAACCATTTTCGTGATGCTCACTAGTAATACTGTGACTCTACCAGTGCCTCAGCAACCAGGGTTTTCCGTTCAGAGTAGAAATCAGCTTCATCAATGGAGCACGTCTGTTGACCGTTCGTTAATCACTGATATATATCCTCGTTGA